Proteins from a single region of Nitrospira sp.:
- the mtnP gene encoding S-methyl-5'-thioadenosine phosphorylase, which produces MTTSKKTVQAAIGIIGGSGLYHIEGLQRIREVRVRTPFGVPSDAVVLGQLGGVRVAFLSRHGRGHRVNPGSINYRANIYALKSLGVRQVISVSAVGSMKEDIHPGDVVLPDQFIDLTKRRVSTFFDDGIVAHVGFGEPVCAFLAEALAQAGRRAGARLHRGGTYVCMEGPQFSTKAESRLYRQWGVDVIGMTNMPEAKLAREAELCYATVALATDYDCWHETEEAVTVEAILATLHKNVALAKQMLQTVVPTLAADRVCACQQALGNAIVTAPAHMPAAAKRKLNLLIAPYVQTRKGKR; this is translated from the coding sequence ATGACGACATCGAAGAAGACTGTTCAGGCCGCTATCGGGATCATCGGCGGAAGTGGGCTGTATCACATCGAGGGGCTGCAGCGGATCCGTGAAGTGCGCGTGCGTACCCCGTTTGGCGTCCCCTCGGATGCCGTGGTGCTGGGGCAGTTGGGCGGCGTGCGCGTGGCGTTTCTGTCTCGGCATGGTAGGGGACATCGGGTCAATCCGGGAAGCATCAATTACCGCGCCAACATCTATGCATTGAAATCGCTGGGTGTCCGGCAGGTCATTTCCGTCAGCGCGGTCGGCAGCATGAAAGAAGATATTCATCCCGGAGATGTCGTGTTGCCGGATCAGTTCATCGATCTCACGAAGCGGCGGGTCTCAACCTTTTTCGATGACGGCATTGTGGCGCATGTCGGGTTCGGTGAACCGGTGTGCGCATTTCTGGCCGAGGCGTTGGCGCAGGCCGGACGGCGGGCCGGGGCGCGTCTCCATCGTGGCGGCACCTATGTGTGTATGGAGGGGCCGCAATTTTCGACCAAGGCCGAATCCCGGCTGTACCGTCAATGGGGCGTGGATGTCATCGGCATGACCAACATGCCGGAGGCGAAACTCGCCAGGGAGGCGGAGCTCTGTTACGCCACCGTGGCGCTGGCGACCGACTACGACTGTTGGCATGAGACGGAAGAAGCCGTGACCGTGGAAGCGATTCTTGCCACCCTCCATAAGAATGTCGCACTGGCCAAGCAGATGTTGCAGACCGTGGTGCCCACATTGGCTGCCGATCGTGTCTGCGCCTGTCAGCAGGCGCTTGGGAATGCCATCGTGACGGCTCCGGCTCACATGCCTGCGGCGGCCAAACGAAAATTGAACCTCTTGATTGCTCCCTATGTGCAGACGCGGAAAGGAAAACGGTGA
- a CDS encoding helix-turn-helix domain-containing protein, with protein MESVGEFFRQVRETKGLTVDEVASKTRIRTDFVKALEEGNFAKLPDQVFARGFVRSYARSLGLDEEDAIHRFAQSAGAFYDKQGERERLRQRQVEEERRRKANRKAVGIAITVAIATLVFLLSREQSATLMRRTASDVPPPSKKSAPFAKDARESAARPAMELPPPIVPAAKPEPTPVAPAAKPAQDRVAVPPVAPPAPIARVPVPTEPVAAQPAASMGADGPLAGLSVDGPVGADGPLVLDLDATELSWVVVQVDSGSPQEALLRPGQRAQWKAQDQFTVTLGNAGGVRAELNGKPQKPFGPSGKVVRDVVIKR; from the coding sequence ATGGAATCAGTGGGTGAATTTTTTCGGCAGGTGCGCGAAACAAAAGGTCTGACCGTGGACGAGGTCGCCTCGAAGACCCGTATCCGCACGGATTTCGTCAAAGCGCTCGAAGAGGGAAATTTCGCGAAGTTGCCGGACCAGGTGTTTGCCCGCGGCTTTGTCCGATCCTACGCACGGTCGCTGGGGTTGGATGAAGAGGATGCCATTCACCGCTTCGCACAATCCGCCGGCGCATTTTACGATAAGCAGGGAGAGCGCGAACGGTTGCGGCAACGTCAGGTGGAAGAAGAGCGCCGCCGCAAAGCGAACCGGAAAGCGGTGGGCATCGCCATCACCGTGGCGATCGCCACGCTGGTCTTTTTGTTGAGCCGCGAACAGTCGGCCACGTTGATGCGCAGAACCGCGTCTGACGTGCCGCCACCGAGCAAGAAAAGTGCGCCGTTCGCCAAAGATGCGCGTGAGTCCGCGGCCCGCCCGGCCATGGAACTTCCTCCGCCCATTGTTCCTGCTGCGAAGCCTGAGCCGACACCCGTTGCTCCTGCCGCAAAACCTGCGCAAGACAGGGTGGCAGTGCCGCCGGTTGCGCCTCCTGCTCCCATCGCTCGCGTGCCGGTCCCCACTGAGCCAGTGGCGGCTCAGCCCGCCGCGTCCATGGGGGCCGATGGACCTCTGGCCGGGTTGTCGGTTGATGGTCCCGTCGGAGCCGATGGTCCGTTGGTGCTCGATCTCGATGCGACGGAACTGAGTTGGGTCGTGGTGCAAGTGGATTCCGGTAGCCCTCAGGAAGCGTTGCTGCGCCCCGGGCAACGGGCGCAGTGGAAGGCCCAGGATCAATTCACCGTTACCCTTGGGAATGCGGGCGGAGTCCGCGCCGAGTTGAACGGAAAGCCGCAAAAGCCGTTTGGTCCAAGTGGAAAGGTTGTTCGCGATGTCGTAATCAAGCGGTAA
- the mutL gene encoding DNA mismatch repair endonuclease MutL: protein MDIVSSAGKIQVLPGDVIGRIAAGEVVERPAAVVKELIENSLDAGSSTIGVEIKDGGLGLIRITDDGEGMPRRDALLAFERHATSKLQSDRQLGSIRTMGFRGEALPSIAAVSNVRLRTVARNEPIGTQLWLSGGTITRTEDAAAIPGTSIEVSELFFNTPARRKFLKSTTTEFSHISHVVQQAALAWPHVHFRLIHNGYDVFVLPGVSSARDRVLQVYRAAFGDRALAVDVERDGLSLKGFIVDPVRARAGRTPQELFVNRRPIKNSTVQHAVTDGYSSFLAKGHAPLFVLFLDVEPQRVDVNVHPTKREVRFADTEAIHQLVRSAVRQTLGRAQVQASLAGAAHDRPNGDAAMLASGVMSRAVASEREPYEPGAEPQTTVAPSASPPSQISFMGEGAASYAVDDVREIVPLGQMSRTFLIAQVGDELQVVDQHTAHERVLFERLWRAWQGRALPSQPLLLPEPLEVPMQQALILQRHLPELERLGLLIEPFGPASFLIRSLPLMLGHPDVSALVQDLIEDLEQWDSISSLELKVKPILASLACHGAVRAGRAMALPEIKQLVQDWVAEGLIMTCPHGRRVAFRLSSDELARLFDRA from the coding sequence ATGGATATAGTCAGTAGCGCGGGGAAGATTCAGGTCCTGCCGGGCGATGTCATCGGCCGCATTGCGGCGGGTGAGGTCGTCGAACGCCCGGCCGCCGTGGTGAAGGAGCTGATCGAAAACAGCTTGGATGCCGGCAGTTCCACCATTGGTGTTGAGATCAAGGACGGTGGGCTCGGGCTGATTCGAATCACGGACGACGGCGAAGGGATGCCGCGGCGTGATGCTCTTCTGGCCTTTGAACGACATGCCACCAGTAAATTGCAGTCGGACAGGCAGCTCGGCTCCATTCGCACGATGGGATTTCGCGGTGAGGCCTTGCCGAGCATCGCCGCCGTCTCGAACGTTCGCCTGCGAACGGTGGCCAGGAACGAGCCGATAGGCACGCAGCTCTGGCTCTCCGGCGGCACGATCACGCGGACGGAAGACGCCGCCGCGATTCCCGGCACCTCGATCGAGGTGTCGGAGCTGTTCTTCAATACGCCGGCTCGCCGAAAGTTCCTCAAATCCACCACGACCGAGTTTTCCCACATCAGCCATGTGGTCCAGCAGGCGGCGCTCGCCTGGCCGCACGTGCATTTCCGCCTCATTCATAATGGCTACGACGTGTTCGTGCTTCCCGGAGTGTCGTCGGCTCGTGACCGCGTGCTGCAGGTCTATCGCGCGGCCTTCGGAGATCGAGCGTTGGCTGTGGACGTCGAACGTGACGGGCTTTCCTTGAAAGGCTTCATTGTGGATCCTGTTCGGGCTCGAGCCGGCAGGACGCCACAGGAGTTATTCGTCAATCGCCGGCCGATCAAGAACAGCACGGTGCAACATGCCGTGACCGACGGGTACAGTTCGTTTCTCGCGAAGGGTCATGCGCCGTTGTTTGTGTTGTTTCTGGACGTCGAGCCCCAGCGGGTCGACGTGAATGTGCATCCCACCAAACGAGAAGTCCGGTTTGCCGACACAGAAGCGATCCACCAGTTGGTACGATCCGCAGTGCGTCAGACCTTAGGACGGGCACAGGTGCAGGCATCCTTGGCCGGAGCCGCCCATGACAGACCGAATGGCGATGCGGCTATGCTGGCCTCCGGCGTGATGAGCCGGGCGGTGGCGTCGGAGCGTGAACCGTATGAGCCGGGTGCTGAGCCTCAGACTACCGTCGCGCCATCGGCGTCGCCGCCGAGCCAAATATCGTTCATGGGCGAGGGGGCCGCATCCTACGCGGTGGATGACGTTCGGGAGATTGTGCCGCTCGGTCAAATGAGCCGGACGTTTCTCATCGCGCAAGTGGGAGATGAACTCCAGGTGGTCGATCAACATACGGCCCATGAGCGGGTGTTGTTCGAACGCCTGTGGCGTGCCTGGCAGGGACGCGCCCTGCCGTCTCAGCCCCTGCTGTTGCCGGAGCCGTTGGAAGTGCCAATGCAGCAAGCCCTCATCCTGCAACGCCATCTTCCCGAATTGGAGCGGCTTGGTTTGCTCATCGAGCCGTTTGGCCCGGCCTCGTTTCTCATCCGGAGTCTGCCGCTGATGTTGGGCCACCCGGACGTCTCGGCATTGGTACAGGACTTGATTGAAGACCTCGAGCAGTGGGACTCCATTTCCTCCCTCGAACTCAAGGTCAAGCCGATTTTGGCTTCGCTGGCTTGTCATGGGGCGGTTCGAGCGGGACGGGCCATGGCGCTGCCTGAAATCAAGCAATTGGTGCAAGACTGGGTCGCGGAGGGGCTGATCATGACCTGCCCACACGGCCGCCGCGTGGCGTTCCGCCTGTCGAGCGACGAACTGGCGCGCTTGTTCGATCGCGCGTAG
- a CDS encoding OmpA family protein has translation MRIRVATMGLTMVVGMLLVMQAGCSKKSIQSGGDAQSSERGMAKSGTPAQSQAQLPPPSGLDAPSATFPDLSLSSKPEDPETGGLRGFDSVSGGKAPSEERLGGGGTMLAKVEPSESTARQIEEIRREQAKEQAASAEAGLRDVFFGYDSWTITEEGRQSLTQDAQWIKANAGALVKIEGHCDERGTLAYNLVLGEKRAKAVRNYLVELGIGANRLSVVSYGKERPFCNERSESCYQQNRRGHVVVRSK, from the coding sequence ATGAGGATACGGGTAGCGACAATGGGCCTGACAATGGTTGTCGGGATGCTGTTGGTCATGCAGGCAGGGTGTTCCAAGAAGTCGATTCAGTCCGGGGGCGATGCACAGTCGTCGGAGCGGGGCATGGCCAAGTCGGGCACCCCCGCTCAGTCACAAGCCCAACTGCCGCCGCCTTCAGGGTTGGATGCTCCCAGCGCCACCTTCCCGGACTTGTCTCTTTCCAGCAAGCCGGAAGATCCGGAAACCGGCGGCTTGCGCGGATTTGATTCCGTGTCGGGCGGCAAGGCTCCGTCCGAAGAGCGGCTCGGTGGTGGTGGCACCATGTTGGCCAAGGTCGAGCCCTCGGAGAGCACGGCGCGCCAGATCGAGGAAATCCGCCGCGAGCAGGCAAAAGAGCAGGCGGCGTCGGCCGAGGCTGGATTGCGCGATGTGTTTTTCGGGTACGACAGCTGGACGATTACGGAAGAAGGCCGGCAGTCGTTGACGCAGGATGCCCAGTGGATCAAGGCGAATGCCGGAGCGCTGGTCAAGATCGAAGGCCATTGCGACGAACGCGGTACGCTGGCCTACAACCTTGTGTTGGGGGAAAAACGAGCCAAAGCCGTTCGGAACTATTTGGTGGAACTTGGCATTGGTGCCAACCGGTTGTCAGTGGTGTCGTACGGCAAGGAGCGGCCGTTTTGCAACGAGCGCAGTGAGAGCTGCTATCAGCAGAATCGCCGTGGACATGTAGTCGTCCGGTCGAAATAA
- a CDS encoding sugar kinase → MGKLLVVGSVALDTVKTPFGEVTEVLGGSATYFSTAASYFTSVDLIAVVGEDFPEQHVAFLKSRKIDLTGLERRPGATFRWKGAYSHQLNEAQTLDTKLNVFETFRPKIPAQYSSPDVLFLGNIDPNLQLDVLQQVKRPALVACDTMNFWINGKRDALWNVLQHIDILIINDGEARALGEDTNLVKVAKKILARGPKHLIVKRGEYGVLMFNDKQMFGAPAFPLDDVRDPTGAGDTFAGGFLGYLAATGNRSFEAMRQAIIFGSVMASFTVEAFSLDRLRILDYKEIEARFKEFKRLTHFEDIGA, encoded by the coding sequence ATGGGTAAATTGCTCGTAGTGGGATCTGTGGCGCTGGATACCGTGAAGACGCCCTTCGGTGAGGTGACCGAGGTCCTGGGTGGCTCGGCCACCTACTTTTCGACTGCCGCCAGCTATTTCACGTCGGTTGACCTCATCGCGGTCGTCGGCGAGGATTTCCCCGAACAGCACGTCGCGTTTCTCAAGAGCCGAAAGATTGATCTGACGGGTCTGGAACGCCGACCCGGCGCGACCTTCCGGTGGAAAGGCGCCTACTCGCATCAGCTCAACGAAGCGCAGACGCTCGATACCAAATTGAACGTCTTTGAAACCTTTCGTCCGAAGATCCCCGCCCAATATAGTTCGCCGGATGTGCTGTTTCTGGGAAACATCGACCCCAATTTACAGCTCGATGTGTTGCAGCAGGTGAAACGTCCCGCGCTCGTCGCCTGTGACACGATGAACTTTTGGATCAACGGCAAGCGGGATGCGTTGTGGAATGTGCTGCAGCATATCGACATTCTCATCATCAACGACGGTGAGGCGCGTGCCTTGGGGGAAGACACCAATCTGGTCAAGGTCGCGAAGAAGATCCTCGCGCGAGGGCCGAAACATCTGATCGTCAAGCGCGGCGAGTATGGTGTGTTGATGTTCAACGACAAGCAGATGTTCGGCGCGCCCGCGTTTCCGCTGGACGATGTGCGCGACCCGACCGGCGCCGGCGATACCTTTGCGGGTGGATTTCTCGGGTATCTGGCGGCGACTGGAAATCGTTCGTTCGAAGCGATGCGGCAGGCGATCATTTTCGGAAGCGTCATGGCCTCGTTTACCGTAGAAGCCTTTAGCCTTGACCGATTGAGGATCCTAGATTACAAAGAGATTGAGGCGCGGTTCAAAGAATTCAAGCGTCTCACTCATTTTGAGGATATCGGGGCATGA
- the ybgF gene encoding tol-pal system protein YbgF translates to MKLRLIRTLQVGAGLACGLVVAGCAKHADFLEIRDQMSLVTRTQDQEQKRFEAMQRRLESLERVREPEGGKLRLDEALARLQKLEGRLAKIEETQIAQAASMRSDLALAEANRQARVSKPSGPIEPPAIMPGVPSITPTSAFNLAYNDYLNGKFDLAVGGFQHFIRDFPSTSLTPNAHYWLGESYYGQKDYIRAMQSFEHVVNEYAGNEKVPAALFKLGLSAAETGDTAKSRKYLKRVIEEYSTSDEAKLAKTKMAEIR, encoded by the coding sequence ATGAAGCTCCGATTGATACGCACCCTCCAGGTGGGTGCCGGACTGGCCTGCGGGCTGGTGGTCGCCGGTTGTGCCAAACATGCCGATTTTTTGGAAATCCGGGATCAGATGTCCCTCGTCACCAGGACACAGGATCAGGAGCAAAAACGTTTCGAAGCGATGCAGCGCCGGTTGGAATCGCTGGAACGGGTGCGCGAGCCGGAGGGTGGGAAATTGAGGCTGGACGAGGCCTTGGCCCGCCTGCAAAAACTCGAGGGCCGTTTGGCAAAAATCGAAGAGACACAAATCGCGCAAGCGGCTTCCATGCGTTCGGATCTTGCCCTCGCCGAAGCGAACCGTCAGGCGCGTGTGTCAAAACCCTCAGGCCCCATCGAGCCTCCTGCGATCATGCCCGGAGTGCCATCGATTACCCCGACTTCGGCGTTCAACCTCGCCTACAACGACTATCTCAACGGAAAGTTTGATCTCGCGGTGGGCGGCTTTCAGCATTTCATCAGAGATTTTCCCTCCACGTCTCTGACGCCCAATGCCCATTACTGGCTGGGCGAATCGTACTATGGCCAAAAAGACTACATCCGCGCCATGCAGTCGTTCGAGCACGTGGTCAATGAATATGCGGGCAATGAGAAGGTGCCTGCCGCGCTCTTCAAGCTCGGCCTGTCGGCGGCGGAAACCGGCGATACCGCCAAATCCAGGAAGTATCTCAAGCGGGTCATCGAGGAGTATTCGACGTCGGACGAAGCCAAGCTTGCGAAGACGAAGATGGCCGAAATTCGATGA
- a CDS encoding tetratricopeptide repeat protein, with amino-acid sequence MNETDRDPTSLMHRTDRSWSLCWILVLLASVAASGCANEENLRKSKGFYQEGVARLTSDQQQAYVSFQKAVKLNPDNKEAHYGLGHIYASQGRLKPAEESFREAIRIDGDYAEANTYLGQVLASQDRWKEAIAAYRQALSNPLYPTPDLARFHLGKALMHEGDLQGAMEVLEDAATVTPPNVPPAMLQLELARVYHKLGFDVRARDALSKVSTLDKGGEQAAAAQELLGKLKP; translated from the coding sequence ATGAACGAGACTGATCGGGATCCAACATCGCTGATGCACAGGACCGATCGCTCGTGGAGTCTGTGCTGGATCCTTGTCTTGCTCGCGAGCGTGGCGGCGAGCGGGTGCGCCAACGAAGAGAATCTGCGCAAGTCGAAGGGGTTCTACCAGGAAGGCGTGGCCCGGCTGACGTCAGACCAACAGCAGGCCTACGTCTCTTTTCAAAAGGCCGTGAAACTGAACCCCGATAACAAGGAAGCCCATTACGGCTTGGGACATATCTACGCATCGCAAGGGCGGTTGAAGCCGGCCGAAGAATCGTTCCGCGAGGCGATACGCATCGACGGAGATTACGCCGAAGCCAACACCTATCTAGGGCAGGTGCTGGCCAGTCAGGACCGGTGGAAGGAGGCTATCGCCGCCTACCGTCAGGCGCTCAGCAACCCTCTCTATCCCACACCCGACTTGGCGCGGTTTCACCTCGGGAAGGCCTTGATGCATGAGGGGGATCTGCAGGGGGCCATGGAGGTATTGGAAGACGCGGCGACGGTGACACCGCCCAATGTGCCGCCCGCCATGCTGCAATTGGAACTGGCGCGTGTGTATCACAAGTTGGGGTTCGATGTGCGGGCGCGTGACGCCCTCTCGAAGGTCTCAACCTTGGATAAGGGCGGCGAGCAAGCGGCGGCCGCGCAGGAACTCCTCGGTAAGCTCAAACCATAG
- a CDS encoding cytochrome c — protein sequence MGYFSKFVGVCAAVTLLSVAVVGAEEKDPLKPRVAPDQMADAKAMKNPVASTPESIAKGKALYEGKGTCFNCHGKEGKGDGPAGAILNPSPRNFTNCKFHKKRKDGELFWVIKNGSPGTGMVSLVPAAITEEEAWTIINYERSFCKGGDE from the coding sequence ATGGGGTATTTTTCTAAGTTCGTTGGAGTGTGTGCAGCCGTCACCTTGTTGTCTGTGGCGGTGGTGGGCGCAGAAGAAAAGGATCCGCTGAAGCCCCGTGTTGCGCCGGATCAGATGGCGGACGCGAAGGCGATGAAGAACCCGGTTGCTTCGACCCCCGAGAGCATTGCCAAGGGTAAGGCACTGTATGAGGGCAAGGGCACCTGCTTCAATTGCCACGGTAAAGAGGGCAAGGGCGATGGCCCTGCCGGCGCGATCCTCAATCCGAGCCCGCGTAACTTCACCAATTGCAAGTTCCACAAGAAGCGGAAAGACGGCGAGCTGTTCTGGGTAATCAAGAACGGCAGCCCGGGCACCGGCATGGTTTCGTTGGTCCCTGCGGCAATCACCGAAGAAGAAGCCTGGACGATCATCAACTACGAGCGCAGCTTCTGCAAGGGCGGCGACGAGTAG
- the ybgF gene encoding tol-pal system protein YbgF has protein sequence MATVSFIAGLVTPGRQAGPRRLALLALAATGFALLSGCVAQQADLKQTERELQRRIKQQTEEQAQNRARQNQEIVSLREQDIPSLRGDLDKAMHRSQVLESRQDDLLSKLASQESKFERRIGESEKRSIEDNKRLGWVEKQLVDQDALLKGERDRSRAELAAVTSRLDQVTSHIDAIQKNVLDSMQKTTTVLAQKVDSRLEEQQKALHGLETRSQNITQLDAQNKVLADQVTKFNQALVDFRQALNGLGERVVQQDQAVKHLAASLEQDTAAWGKRTDALAGKIEADNKVTAEHFNEVNRSVASVAKALENAGGKFVSREDDHERRLEDTTRELTHVQAQIQTIDKNLENQHAFLKQVEQHLVALRTSAAQRPEQTPVVAEAAPLPPAAPAPVPVPSSASAQDVAPSSAAAVMPRAENRSAALMADRESYERTLTRFKDGDLDGARQGFAEFLVQHPHSDLAPNARFWLGESYYGKKDYPRAIDAYDQVQLNHPASEKVPAALLKKGYAYLALKDRKKAASALKQVIDLYPRSPEANKAMDKLNQLKESH, from the coding sequence ATGGCGACGGTATCATTCATCGCGGGCCTTGTGACACCCGGCAGACAGGCCGGGCCGCGGCGACTTGCCTTGCTGGCGCTCGCCGCGACGGGGTTCGCGCTCTTGTCGGGATGCGTCGCACAACAGGCTGATCTCAAGCAAACCGAACGAGAACTCCAGCGCCGCATCAAGCAGCAGACGGAGGAGCAGGCCCAGAATAGGGCCCGCCAAAATCAGGAAATCGTATCGCTGCGTGAGCAGGACATTCCCTCCTTGCGCGGCGATCTCGATAAGGCGATGCACCGTTCGCAAGTGCTTGAGTCGCGGCAGGACGACCTGCTGTCCAAACTGGCCTCCCAGGAGTCGAAGTTTGAACGGCGTATCGGCGAGAGCGAAAAACGCTCCATCGAGGATAACAAACGGCTCGGTTGGGTGGAGAAGCAGCTGGTCGATCAAGATGCGCTGCTCAAAGGCGAGCGCGATCGCAGCCGGGCCGAACTCGCGGCCGTTACGTCCCGCCTGGATCAAGTGACCAGCCACATCGATGCCATTCAAAAAAATGTGTTGGACTCGATGCAGAAGACCACCACTGTGCTGGCGCAGAAGGTGGACTCACGGTTGGAGGAACAGCAGAAAGCGCTGCATGGGCTGGAAACTCGCTCGCAGAACATCACTCAGCTCGATGCCCAGAACAAGGTGCTGGCGGATCAGGTGACGAAGTTCAATCAGGCGCTCGTGGATTTCAGGCAGGCATTGAATGGCCTGGGCGAACGCGTGGTGCAGCAGGACCAGGCGGTGAAGCATTTGGCCGCATCGCTGGAGCAGGATACGGCGGCATGGGGGAAGCGAACCGACGCGCTGGCCGGAAAGATCGAAGCAGACAACAAAGTGACGGCCGAACATTTCAACGAGGTGAACCGGAGCGTGGCATCCGTGGCCAAGGCGTTGGAAAACGCCGGCGGCAAGTTTGTCTCTCGTGAGGATGACCACGAGCGGCGCCTGGAAGACACGACCCGTGAACTAACCCATGTGCAAGCGCAGATTCAGACCATCGACAAGAATCTGGAAAACCAGCACGCGTTTCTCAAGCAGGTGGAGCAACATTTGGTGGCGTTGCGGACGAGTGCCGCGCAACGGCCGGAACAGACGCCGGTCGTGGCTGAAGCCGCACCCCTTCCACCGGCAGCGCCGGCCCCAGTTCCTGTCCCCTCTTCGGCATCAGCGCAAGACGTGGCGCCCTCCTCGGCTGCGGCCGTCATGCCCCGTGCGGAAAATCGGAGCGCGGCCTTGATGGCGGATCGGGAATCCTACGAGCGGACCTTAACTCGTTTCAAGGATGGTGATCTGGACGGAGCCCGTCAGGGATTCGCCGAGTTTCTCGTCCAGCATCCCCACTCGGATTTGGCCCCGAACGCCCGCTTCTGGCTCGGTGAATCCTACTATGGCAAAAAAGATTACCCCCGCGCGATTGATGCGTACGATCAAGTGCAACTGAACCATCCCGCTAGCGAAAAGGTGCCGGCGGCCCTCTTGAAAAAAGGCTATGCCTATCTGGCGCTGAAAGATCGGAAAAAGGCGGCGTCGGCTCTCAAACAAGTCATCGACCTGTATCCGAGGTCTCCGGAAGCCAATAAGGCCATGGACAAACTCAATCAGCTAAAGGAGTCGCACTGA
- the miaA gene encoding tRNA (adenosine(37)-N6)-dimethylallyltransferase MiaA — translation MVRLTESMRASRPLVVLVGPTAVGKSEIGLRLARSLDTDLLTADSRQVYRGMDIATDKPATEQRQGVPHRLIDLVDPDEPFNAGQYRTLALQEIERLYGERRVPLVVGGTGLYIRTLIHGLCDAPRADQAFRAALLREAAARGRYYLHEELTRIDPESAGRLHPHDEVKIVRALEVYHLSGRRLSDMQQRHGFAEQPFAVLMIGLTRDRPQLYRRIDERVEAMFARGVVEETEGLLAQGYRRESGAMKGLGYQQIAGYLSGDYDRAEALRLLQRDTRHFAKRQLTWFRKEPGLQWWSLTEQDDPEDVSRRLLKTVESFLREVDCRRPAEMPASLTMETES, via the coding sequence ATGGTCCGGCTCACGGAATCGATGAGAGCGTCACGGCCGCTGGTTGTGCTGGTCGGGCCGACGGCGGTCGGGAAAAGTGAGATCGGGCTCCGGCTGGCGCGCAGCTTGGACACGGATCTCCTGACGGCTGATTCGCGCCAAGTCTATCGCGGAATGGATATCGCCACCGATAAGCCCGCGACGGAACAACGGCAGGGCGTGCCGCATCGCCTCATCGATCTGGTGGATCCCGACGAGCCGTTTAATGCCGGGCAATATCGCACGCTCGCCTTGCAGGAGATCGAGCGTCTCTATGGCGAACGCCGTGTGCCGTTGGTGGTCGGTGGAACCGGACTCTACATTCGGACGCTGATTCACGGATTATGTGATGCCCCTCGTGCCGATCAGGCGTTTCGTGCCGCACTGCTTCGAGAAGCAGCGGCTCGCGGCCGGTATTATCTCCACGAGGAGTTGACGCGAATCGATCCGGAATCGGCCGGGCGTCTGCATCCGCATGATGAGGTGAAAATCGTGCGGGCGCTCGAGGTGTACCATCTGTCCGGACGGCGCTTGTCGGACATGCAGCAACGGCATGGGTTTGCCGAGCAGCCGTTTGCGGTGTTGATGATCGGGCTCACGCGCGACCGTCCGCAACTCTATCGCCGCATCGACGAGCGGGTGGAGGCGATGTTCGCCCGCGGAGTCGTCGAGGAAACCGAGGGCCTGTTGGCTCAGGGCTACCGGCGGGAGTCGGGTGCGATGAAAGGGTTGGGGTATCAGCAGATCGCGGGGTATCTGTCCGGCGACTATGACCGAGCGGAGGCGCTTCGCTTGCTTCAGCGCGACACGAGGCATTTTGCGAAACGCCAGTTGACCTGGTTCCGGAAGGAGCCGGGACTGCAATGGTGGTCGCTCACGGAGCAGGACGACCCAGAAGACGTGTCTCGCCGTTTGTTGAAGACGGTTGAGTCGTTCTTGCGAGAAGTAGATTGTCGACGGCCGGCGGAAATGCCGGCATCACTTACGATGGAAACGGAATCATGA